GATACCCTTGGTGCCGAAGTTAACACATTAAGCACTCCGCCTGGGGAGTACGGTCGCAAGACTGAAACTCAAAGGAATTGACGGGGACCCGCACAAGCAGTGGAGTATGTGGTTTAATTCGAAGCAACGCGAAGAACCTTACCAGGTCTTGACATCCCTCTGAATCCACTAGAGATAGTGGCGGCCTTCGGGACAGAGGAGACAGGTGGTGCATGGTTGTCGTCAGCTCGTGTCGTGAGATGTTGGGTTAAGTCCCGCAACGAGCGCAACCCTTATGCTTAGTTGCCAGCACATTATGGTGGGCACTCTAAACAGACTGCCGGTGACAAACCGGAGGAAGGTGGGGATGACGTCAAATCATCATGCCCCTTATGACCTGGGCTACACACGTACTACAATGGCCGGTACAACGGGCTGCGAAATCGCGAGATGGAGCCAATCCCACCAAAGCCGGTCTCAGTTCGGATTGCAGGCTGCAACCCGCCTGCATGAAGTCGGAATTGCTAGTAATCGCGGATCAGCATGCCGCGGTGAATACGTTCCCGGGTCTTGTACACACCGCCCGTCACACCACGAGAGTTTACAACACCCGAAGTCGGTGGGGTAACCCGCAAGGGAGCCAGCCGCCGAAGGTGGGGTAGATGATTGGGGTGAAGTCGTAACAAGGTAGCCGTATCGGAAGGTGCGGCTGGATCACCTCCTTTCTATGGAGAATCGTTTCCTGCAACGGAAACATTCATATAAGAGTCAAGATAAGACTTATGGAACAATAGATTCCATGAACATTTCCTCACTCGTTGTCAGTTTTGAAAGAGCAATCTTTCAAACATGTTATTTCTCTTGTAGAAATGACTTTGATCCTTGAAAACTAGATAACGAAACGAATTTGCGATTTAGAACATCTTTATATCGCGCTTGTGTTACAACAAGCGTAGTGTAAAAGTAGCAGCGAATTTGATGTGATGATCGATCCTTTGGGAGTTCATTTCAACCTCTAATGGGTTTACTCAATAGATGAAATGAACGGACAAGAGAGCGGACAGCGCAACAAATGAGCGAAATGGTTAAGCTACTAAGAGCACACGGAGGATGCCTAGGCGCTAGGAGCCGATGAAGGACGTGGCGAACAACGAAACTACCTCGGGGAGCTGTAAGCAAGCTTTGATCCGGGGGTGTCCGAATGGGGAAACCCAGCTGTGGTAATTCGCAGTTACTCATTCCTGAATACATAGGGAATGTAGAGGCAGACCAGGGGAACTGAAACATCTAAGTACCCTGAGGAAGAGAAAACAATAGTGATTCCGTCAGTAGCGGCGAGCGAACGCGGAACAGCCCAAACCAAGGAGCTTGCTCTTTGGGGTTGTGGGACGTCTCACATGGAGTTACAAAGGATTAGGTTAGGTGAAGAGGTCTGGAAAGGCCCGGCATAGAAGGTAAAAGCCCTGTAACCAAAAGTCTAATCCCTCCGAGACGGATCCCGAGTAGTGCGGGGCACGTGAAACCCCGTATGAATCTAGCAGGACCATCTGCTAAGGCTAAATACTACCTAGCGACCGATAGTGAAACAGTACCGTGAGGGAAAGGTGAAAAGCACCCCGGAAGGGGAGTGAAATAGAACCTGAAACCGTGTGCTTACAAAAAGTCAGAGCCCTATTTATGGGTGATGGCGTGCCTTTTGTAGAATGAACCGGCGAGTTACGTTCCCGTGCAAGGTTAAGGTGAGAAGCCGGAGCCGCAGCGAAAGCGAGTCTGAATAGGGCGAATTTTAGTACGTGGACGTAGACCCGAAACCGAGTGATCTACCCCTGTCCAGGGTGAAGGTGCGGTAACACGCACTGGAGGCCCGAACCCACGCATGTTGAAAAATGCGGGGATGAGGTGGGGGTAGCGGAGAAATTCCAATCGAACTCGGAGATAGCTGGTTCTCCCCGAAATAGCTTTAGGGCTAGCCTCGGAAATAAGTCGTGGAGGTAGAGCACTGATTGGGTGCGGGGCCCGCAAGGGTTACCAAACTCAGTCAAACTCCGAATGCCATAGACTCGAATTCCGGGAGTCAGACAGTGAGTGCTAAGATCCATTGTCGAAAGGGAAACAGCCCAGACCATCAGCTAAGGTCCCCAAGTGTGTGTTAAGTGGGAAAGGATGTGGAGTTGCACAGACAACCAGGATGTTGGCTTAGAAGCAGCCACCATTGAAAGAGTGCGTAATAGCTCACTGGTCGAGTGACTCTGCGCCGAAAATGTAACGGGGCTAAACACGCCACCGAAGCTATGGCTTGATGCTTTGCATCAGGGGTAGGGGAGCGTTGTATGCAGGTTGAAGGTGTACCGTAAGGAGCGCTGGACAGCATACAAGTGAGAATGCCGGTATAAGTAACGAAAAGATCAGTGAGAATCTGATCCGCCGAAAGCCCAAGGTTTCCTGAGGAAGGCTCGTCCTCTCAGGGTAAGTCGGGACCTAACGCGAGGCCGAAAGGCGTAGTGGATGGACAACAGGTTGAAATTCCTGTACCACCGTAATCCGTTATGAGTAATGGGGTGACGCAGCAGGGTAGTGACGCGGACTGATGGAAGTGTCCGTCTAAGCAGTGAGGCTGATGTGTAGGCAAATCCGCACATCATTAAGGCTAGGCTGTGATGGGGAGCGAAAATTATAGTAGCGAAGGTCATGATCTCACACTGCCAAGAAAAGCCTCTAACCAGGAGAAGGTGCCCGTACCGCAAACCGACACAGGTAGGCGAGAAGAGTATTCTAAGGCGCGCGGAAGAACTCTCGTTAAGGAACTCGGCAAAATGACCCCGTAACTTCGGGAGAAGGGGTGCCCCGGTAGTGTGAATAGCACGAGGGGGCCGCAGTGAAAAGGCCCAAGCGACTGTTTAGCAAAAACACAGGTCTGTGCGAAGCCGCAAGGCGAAGTATACGGGCTGACGCCTGCCCGGTGCTGGAAGGTTAAGGGGAGTGGTTAGGGGTAACCCGAAGCTATGAACCGAAGCCCCAGTAAACGGCGGCCGTAACTATAACGGTCCTAAGGTAGCGAAATTCCTTGTCAGGTAAATTCTGACCCGCACGAATGGCGTAACGACTTGGGCGCTGTCTCAACGAGAGATCCGGTGAAATTTTAATACCTGTGAAGATGCAGGTTACCCGCGACAAGACGGAAAGACCCCATGGAGCTTTACTGCAGCTTGATATTGGATTTGGGTACGATCTGTACAGGATAGGTGGGAGCCTGAGAAGTAGGAGCGCAAGCTTCTACGGAGGCGCCGTTGGGATACCACCCTGATCGTATCTAGGTTCTAACCTAGGACCGTAAACCGGTTCGGGGACAGTGTCAGGTGGGCAGTTTGACTGGGGCGGTCGCCTCCTAAAGAGTAACGGAGGCGCCCCAAGGTTCCCTCAGAATGGTTGGAAATCATTCGAAGAGTGCAAAGGCAGAAGGGAGCTTGACTGCGAGACCTACAAGTCGAGCAGGGACGAAAGTCGGGCTTAGTGATCCGGTGGTACCGCATGGAAGGGCCATCGCTCAACGGATAAAAGCTACCCTGGGGATAACAGGCTTATCTCCCCCAAGAGTCCACATCGACGGGGAGGTTTGGCACCTCGATGTCGGCTCATCGCATCCTGGGGCTGAAGTAGGTCCCAAGGGTTGGGCTGTTCGCCCATTAAAGCGGTACGCGAGCTGGGTTCAGAACGTCGTGAGACAGTTCGGTCCCTATCTGTCGTGGGCGCAGGAAATTTGAGAGGAGCTGTCCTTAGTACGAGAGGACCGGGATGGACGCACCTCTGGTGTACCAGTTGTTCCGCCAGGAGCATAGCTGGGTAGCTACGTGCGGACGGGATAAACGCTGAAAGCATCTAAGCGTGAAGCCCCCCTCAAGATGAGATTTCCCAATTAGTAAGACCCCTTGAAGACGACGAGGTAGATAGGTTGGAGGTGGAAGTGCAGTAATGCATGGAGCTGACCAATACTAATCGGTCGAGGGCTTATCCTATCGTTTTAACATTGCAAATTCATTTCGTATCTAGTTTTCAAGGATTAAACCTTGTAAATACCGTTTGGTGGCGATAGCGGAGGGGTTCCACACGTACCCATCCCGAACACGACCGTTAAGCCCTCCAGCGCCGATGGTACTTGGACCGCAGGGTCCTGGGAGAGTAGGACGTCGCCAAGCAAAAGAAAAAACCACTGTCAGAAGTTGACGGTGGTTTTATTTTAGTTAAAATTAGCACGAACGTACAGGTACTAGCAGTTGTGTTATTGTGTATATTAAAGGGAACTTCTAATATGTTTTATTAAAAAGTGAGAAGAAATCCGTTATGACCAATAATAATAAAGCATTAGATATAATGTTAACATTTTATGAGTGTAAAGAATGGATAGAGTCGTCAGAAATCTTCTGACTCTCTATCCATTTTTCATTATTGTTTTACAATTATAATTTGATTTGGTAATGCTCAGAGAGATTATATTCTTAGACTGTCAGGCTATTTAACTATTGTGTCCCGTTAGTTGAACGTGTTTCTTCATGATGCATTGGTCCCTTACCGCCCGCATTCACTTTTGAATAGCATAATATAGTTATAGCGATTATTGATTCCATATTCAGAACATTGAATATTAGTCTACCAGATTAAATGACATTAAAATAAACCATCGACTTTTAAAGCTGTATTTTATTTCTACATAAAATATGTTAATTAAATAAGAGGTGCTTGAATCAATGTTGCAAATTTAAATTGGTGAACATGACCATCATTTAATGTAGTTTGGCCTGTAACAAAATGTACGTGTTTGCCATTTCCGACTGCAATAGCTGGTCCTGTTCTGATTCTTTTTAGATTATGAAAATGGTTCAGGAAATCAGTTTTTGTGAGATCAATTTCATGGACATGACTTCTTCCTACACGAATCGCTTGCCCTGTAACACCTGCAAAGCGATGGTTATGTCGATCTGCACCTTCTTCAGCCAGCTTAGTACTACCTTCAAATTCATGTACGTGCCTCTGTGCCTGTTTAGAAGATACTGATATTTTCTTTATTGTAGGTTTCCTTTTCTTCACCCGTTGCATGCCTCCTTATGATTATGTGACTTCACAACATCCTATTAAGGCAAACATATATAAGTGCTTGGCTATCAGCGGTCCATGTGATAATTTTTTTGATTATACACTTGAATCAATTTCATGAATTTTAAACCTCGTTGTCTTACGAGAGCAAATGTCCTTGATCTTCAGTGGGCAGTCAAAAAAAACAGTGAAGGCAAACACCTGTTTTGGTATGGCTAGAAAGATCATTTAGCTGTAGGCACGCAGAGTCAATAGATTCTTGGATCGTTGCTTCTTCCGGGAATTTAATGACAGTAAGGCAGTGATTAGTAAATGGGATGACAATCTAACATCTGAGCTACAAATTTAAACATGCCGCTATGGATGCCGGGTTATGATTATAATCCTAGTGACCAAAAAGTTTGAAAAGCACATACCTACCATTAGTTTACTACCGACGGCGCGAACCTGAGTGGGTAGGATTTGATTGAACATTTTGCTCCGACTTGTGTTCAGGAAAATTCCTATCGCTACGACAGTTATGATTAGGAGTACGAGTACGTTCAAATATATTTGGCCGAAAAAATTCGAGGTTGTCCATTAGCCAATGACTTGCTTTTCCAAAAGGTGTACAAGATGAAAATAACAAAAGACCCTTAGAAATTATACGGATTTGGCGCGGGGTTCCACGTCTAATCTTCAGTTTTTTTGAGTGATGCATTATGAAATTAATTCACTTATTTCATGGAATTAAGCGACCCAGTTAACACAGAAGGCCGCCGATCCAATGTCGGTAGCCTCTGGTGATTATATTATTACGCTTTCGTTTCCCGTTAGTGGAAGCTGCCCTTTCGGTAAAATGACCTAATATGTCCCTTTAGCGCAATATTAAGGTTTTGTCTTTTGTTCGATCCAATATTCATCCAACAATTTATAAGTCAAAGTACAGATGATAATGGGCCCGACAACCTACATTGAAATTAGCATTACAGGAGGGACAGGCAGATTTACTGGTTAGATATTCATGAATTGTTAATTGGCGACCACAGGCACCACAAAGAATAGCCTTCACATCGGTCTGATCCTTACTCCATCTTACTGCGGGATGATCGGAAACTTCTCTATGACATTCATAACAAGGATAATAGGCATCACAGCAAGGAAACCGAATAGCTATGATATCGACAGTAGAATGATAATGTCCGCAACGAGTCTGGCGATCTACTTCGACCCCGTAGATTTTTATACCATGTACGCTAACGTAATTTTGTCTGTGAGTATTCGACACCTGAAATAATTCACCTCCATCGAAAATTATACTATATCACTTTTATTATGAATAACTGCCTGTTAGATTAACTGAGCATTTTATTTCATAGGCATATTTTTCACTTAGCAAATTTCTCAAAGAATTGAAGTTCGTCTTTATGTTTTCCGCAATGAATTGTTCCGCATGAATAAGTCTCTAAACAAATTCTTGTGTTTGATAGTCTAATAAGGAGGATTGGATGATGCAGCTAGTAAAATGGTCCAAGATGTTGAGGATGTGATATATGCTCGGTAGGCGGATTTAGAAAGAGGGAAAACGATGGTTTAGCTAAATTCAATGAAAATAAATTGGAATGTTTCTATGTGGGGAGATGGAGTCTACGGGGTTGGACTGAGATACTATAACATACGGTTACAGGTGTGAATACTTTTAAAGACTGAATATATTTCTTGGTAATGATGAATGATGTTATATAATATAGGAATCATTCAAATAGCAAATGGCAAATGGCAAAGACATTACTCTTTCATTAATATGATAGATTTGGACGCTATTAATACACGTAAAAGACTACCTTCTATATGAGTCGAGCGGGATATGATAGTGATTAGTTAATAATTATTAGTTATAAAATATTATAACTTGCAGTTATACAACAAACGTGATATATTATTTATCCGGCCATTAAACGTCGGTCAACACGAACCAGAAAGCTTAACAATCACATGAAAATGACATTGAAAATAAAGCTTGCATTACTGAGTCGGACATGATAAGATATAGTAGTTGTCGCCGAGAACAACTGGTGATGACGAAAGAGAAATTGATCTTTGAAAACTGAACAACGAGTGAGTAAAGATTTCACGAAAGTGAAGTCAAAACAAATGAGAAATCATTTGGTAGAGAATGCAAATTCTCGCCAGTTTGTTTCAAAATGAGCATATCGCTCTTTTCATTCGATGGATGTGAGATCGCTGCAAAGTTGATTTGACATTCATCTCTATTGGAGAGTTTGATCCTGGCTCAGGACGAACGCTGGCGGCGTGCCTAATACATGCAAGTCGAGCGGAGTTGATGGAGTGCTTGCACTCCTAATACTCAGCGGCGGACGGGTGAGTAACACGTAGGTAACCTGCCTGTGAGACTGGGATAACTACCGGAAACGGTAGCTAATACCGGATAATACATTTTCTCTCCTGAGGAGATGTTGAAAGGCGGAGCAATCTGTCACTTACAGATGGACCTGCGGCGCATTAGCTTGTTGGTGAGGTAACGGCTCACCAAGGCGACGATGCGTAGCCGACCTGAGAGGGTGAACGGCCACACTGGGACTGAGACACGGCCCAGACTCCTACGGGAGGCAGCAGTAGGGAATCTTCCGCAATGGACGAAAGTCTGACGGAGCAACGCCGCGTGAGTGATGAAGGTTTTCGGATCGTAAAGCTCTGTTGCCAGGGAAGAAGATTCAGGAGAGTAACTGCTCCTGGAGTGACGGTACCTGAGAAGAAAGCCCCGGCTAACTACGTGCCAGCAGCCGCGGTAATACGTAGGGGGCAAGCGTTGTCCGGAATTATTGGGCGTAAAGCGCGCGCAGGCGGTCATTTAAGTCTGGTGTTTAATCCCGGGGCTCAACCCCGGGTCGCACTGGAAACTGGGTGACTTGAGTACAGAAGAGGAGAGTGGAATTCCACGTGTAGCGGTGAAATGCGTAGATATGTGGAGGAACACCAGTGGCGAAGGCGACTCTCTGGGCTGTAACTGACGCTGAGGCGCGAAAGCGTGGGGAGCAAACAGGATTAGATACCCTGGTAGTCCACGCCGTAAACGATGAGTGCTAGGTGTTAGGGGTTTCGATACCCTTGGTGCCGAAGTTAACACATTAAGCACTCCGCCTGGGGAGTACGGTCGCAAGACTGAAACTCAAAGGAATTGACGGGGACCCGCACAAGCAGTGGAGTATGTGGTTTAATTCGAAGCAACGCGAAGAACCTTACCAGGTCTTGACATCCCTCTGAATCCACTAGAGATAGTGGCGGCCTTCGGGACAGAGGAGACAGGTGGTGCATGGTTGTCGTCAGCTCGTGTCGTGAGATGTTGGGTTAAGTCCCGCAACGAGCGCAACCCTTATGCTTAGTTGCCAGCACATTATGGTGGGCACTCTAAACAGACTGCCGGTGACAAACCGGAGGAAGGTGGGGATGACGTCAAATCATCATGCCCCTTATGACCTGGGCTACACACGTACTACAATGGCCGGTACAACGGGCTGCGAAATCGCGAGATGGAGCCAATCCCACCAAAGCCGGTCTCAGTTCGGATTGCAGGCTGCAACCCGCCTGCATGAAGTCGGAATTGCTAGTAATCGCGGATCAGCATGCCGCGGTGAATACGTTCCCGGGTCTTGTACACACCGCCCGTCACACCACGAGAGTTTACAACACCCGAAGTCGGTGGGGTAACCCGCAAGGGAGCCAGCCGCCGAAGGTGGGGTAGATGATTGGGGTGAAGTCGTAACAAGGTAGCCGTATCGGAAGGTGCGGCTGGATCACCTCCTTTCTATGGAGAATCGTTTCCTGCAACGGAAACATTCATATAAGAGTCAAGATAAGACTTATGGAACAATAGATTCCATGAACATTTCCTCACTCGTTGTCAGTTTTGAAAGAGCAATCTTTCAAACATGTTATTTCTCTTGTAGAAATGACTTTGATCCTTGAAAACTAGATAACGAAACGAATTTGCGATTTAGAACATCTTTATATCGCGCTTGTGTTACAACAAGCGTAGTGTAAAAGTAGCAGCGAATTTGATGTGATGATCGATCCTTTGGGAGTTCATTTCAACCTCTAATGGGTTTACTCAACAGATGAAATGAACGGACAAGAGAGCGGACAGCGCAACAAATGAGCGAAATGGTTAAGCTACTAAGAGCACACGGAGGATGCCTAGGCGCTAGGAGCCGATGAAGGACGTGGCGAACAACGAAACTGCCTCGGGGAGCTGTAAGCAAGCTTTGATCCGGGGGTGTCCGAATGGGGAAACCCAGCTGTGGTAATTCGCAGTTACTCATTCCTGAATACATAGGGAATGTAGAGGCAGACCAGGGGAACTGAAACATCTAAGTACCCTGAGGAAGAGAAAACAATAGTGATTCCGTCAGTAGCGGCGAGCGAACGCGGAACAGCCCAAACCAAGGAGCTTGCTCTTTGGGGTTGTGGGACGTCTCACATGGAGTTACAAAGGATTAGGTTAGGTGAAGAGGTCTGGAAAGGCCCGGCATAGAAGGTAAAAGCCCTGTAACCAAAAGTCTAATCCCTCCGAGACGGATCCCGAGTAGTGCGGGGCACGTGAAACCCCGTATGAATCTAGCAGGACCATCTGCTAAGGCTAAATACTACCTAGCGACCGATAGTGAAACAGTACCGTGAGGGAAAGGTGAAAAGCACCCCGGAAGGGGAGTGAAATAGAACCTGAAACCGTGTGCTTACAAAAAGTCAGAGCCCTATTTATGGGTGATGGCGTGCCTTTTGTAGAATGAACCGGCGAGTTACGTTCCCGTGCAAGGTTAAGGTGAGAAGCCGGAGCCGCAGCGAAAGCGAGTCTGAATAGGGCGAATTTTAGTACGTGGACGTAGACCCGAAACCGAGTGATCTACCCCTGTCCAGGGTGAAGGTGCGGTAACACGCACTGGAGGCCCGAACCCACGCATGTTGAAAAATGCGGGGATGAGGTGGGGGTAGCGGAGAAATTCCAATCGAACTCGGAGATAGCTGGTTCTCCCCGAAATAGCTTTAGGGCTAGCCTCGGAAATAAGTCGTGGAGGTAGAGCACTGATTGGGTGCGGGGCCCGCAAGGGTTACCAAACTCAGTCAAACTCCGAATGCCATAGACTCGAATTCCGGGAGTCAGACAGTGAGTGCTAAGATCCATTGTCGAAAGGGAAACAGCCCAGACCATCAGCTAAGGTCCCCAAGTGTGTGTTAAGTGGGAAAGGATGTGGAGTTGCACAGACAACCAGGATGTTGGCTTAGAAGCAGCCACCATTGAAAGAGTGCGTAATAGCTCACTGGTCGAGTGACTCTGCGCCGAAAATGTAACGGGGCTAAACACGCCACCGAAGCTATGGCTTGATGCTTTGCATCAGGGGTAGGGGAGCGTTGTATGCAGGTTGAAGGTGTACCGTAAGGAGCGCTGGACAGCATACAAGTGAGAATGCCGGTATAAGTAACGAAAAGATCAGTGAGAATCTGATCCGCCGAAAGCCCAAGGTTTCCTGAGGAAGGCTCGTCCTCTCAGGGTAAGTCGGGACCTAACGCGAGGCCGAAAGGCGTAGTGGATGGACAACAGGTTGAAATTCCTGTACCACCGTAATCCGTTATGAGTAATGGGGTGACGCAGCAGGGTAGTGACGCGGACTGATGGAAGTGTCCGTCTAAGCAGTGAGGCTGATGTGTAGGCAAATCCGCACATCAATAAGGCTGGGCTGTGATGGGGAGCGAAAATTATAGTAGCGAAGGTCATGATCTCACACTGCCAAGAAAAGCCTCTAACCAGGAGAAGGTGCCCGTACCGCAAACCGACACAGGTAGGCGAGAAGAGTATTCTAAGGCGCGCGGAAGAACTCTCGTTAAGGAACTCGGCAAAATGACCCCGTAACTTCGGGAGAAGGGGTGCCCCGGTAGTGTGAATAGCACGAGGGGGCCGCAGTGAAAAGGCCCAAGCGACTGTTTAGCAAAAACACAGGTCTGTGCGAAGCCGCAAGGCGAAGTATACGGGCTGACGCCTGCCCGGTGCTGGAAGGTTAAGGGGAGTGGTTAGGGGTAACCCGAAGCTATGAACCGAAGCCCCAGTAAACGGCGGCCGTAACTATAACGGTCCTAAGGTAGCGAAATTCCTTGTCAGGTAAATTCTGACCCGCACGAATGGCGTAACGACTTGGGCGCTGTCTCAACGAGAGATCCGGTGAAATTTTAATACCTGTGAAGATGCAGGTTACCCGCGACAAGACGGAAAGACCCCATGGAGCTTTACTGCAGCTTGATATTGGATTTGGGTACGATCTGTACAGGATAGGTGGGAGCCTGAGAAGTAGGAGCGCAAGCTTCTACGGAGGCGCCGTTGGGATACCACCCTGATCGTATCTAGGTTCTAACCTAGGACCGTAAACCGGTTCGGGGACAGTGTCAGGTGGGCAGTTTGACTGGGGCGGTCGCCTCCTAAAGAGTAACGGAGGCGCCCCAAGGTTCCCTCAGAATGGTTGGAAATCATTCGAAGAGTGCAAAGGCAGAAGGGAGCTTGACTGCGAGACCTACAAGTCGAGCAGGGACGAAAGTCGGGCTTAGTGATCCGGTGGTACCGCATGGAAGGGCCATCGCTCAACGGATAAAAGCTACCCTGGGGATAACAGGCTTATCTCCCCCAAGAGTCCACATCGACGGGGAGGTTTGGCACCTCGATGTCGGCTCATCGCATCCTGGGGCTGAAGTAGGTCCCAAGGGTTGGGCTGTTCGCCCATTAAAGCGGTACGCGAGCTGGGTTCAGAACGTCGTGAGACAGTTCGGTCCCTATCTGTCGTGGGCGCAGGAAATTTGAGAGGAGCTGTCCTTAGTACGAGAGGACCGGGATGGACGCACCTCTGGTGTACCAGTTGTTCCGCCAGGAGCATAGCTGGGTAGCTACGTGCGGACGGGATAAACGCTGAAAGCATCTAAGCGTGAAGCCCCCCTCAAGATGAGATTTCCCAATTAGTAAGACCCCTTGAAGACGACGAGGTAGATAGGTTGGAGGTGGAAGTGCAGTAATGCATGGAGCTGACCAATACTAATCGGTCGAGGGCTTATCCTAAAAGTTTCATGAAGTGAAACTACTTCGGAAGCATATGCTGTTTTAACATTGCAAATTCGTTTCGTATCTAGTTTTCAAGGATTAAACCTTGAATATACCGTTTGGTGGCGATAGCGGAGGGGTTCCACACGTACCCATCCCGAACACGACCGTTAAGCCCTCCAGCGCCGATGGTACTTGGACCGCAGGGTCCTGGGAGAGTAGGACGTCGCCAAGCAAAAACCACTGTTGAAGTTATCGACAGTGGTTTTTTATGTGTATTGAGCTAAACCAAGAAATATATATGTTGGGATCATGTTTCTATAGAACGC
The nucleotide sequence above comes from Paenibacillus sp. IHBB 10380. Encoded proteins:
- a CDS encoding CHY zinc finger protein, with protein sequence MSNTHRQNYVSVHGIKIYGVEVDRQTRCGHYHSTVDIIAIRFPCCDAYYPCYECHREVSDHPAVRWSKDQTDVKAILCGACGRQLTIHEYLTSKSACPSCNANFNVGCRAHYHLYFDL
- a CDS encoding YmaF family protein, which produces MKKRKPTIKKISVSSKQAQRHVHEFEGSTKLAEEGADRHNHRFAGVTGQAIRVGRSHVHEIDLTKTDFLNHFHNLKRIRTGPAIAVGNGKHVHFVTGQTTLNDGHVHQFKFATLIQAPLI